A portion of the Salmo trutta chromosome 1, fSalTru1.1, whole genome shotgun sequence genome contains these proteins:
- the LOC115201194 gene encoding ral guanine nucleotide dissociation stimulator-like 1 — protein MGKWEISMNPVQEWGEEFEEGALYGITLRREPVQIPASPTDARPCMAFVQYRTCKVRRLKAATLNRLVSHLLDPCCQEPDYRRIFLSTYQTFTTTSALIELLFQRDNGASDVYNSECHRRRLLPLIQTWLEEYSEDFRDPPQHPSLRLLMDHLHSLSSFCSLAQRSETLLKKFQREEMDTGGHSSQAEVNQEDEGSGEEGLEWDSPLDQGDIMDFSVTGIAEQLTRLDAGLFGKVVPYQCLGCVWSQRDKKENLSATVSATIAQFNAVTNRVITSLLCRPTSSPTSVHRASSPAQRACVIEKWIRVGQECRQLKNFSSLRAILSALQSNAVYRLRKTWAAVCRDSVEIFDNLCETFPDENCVLSNREISVEDGSQTAMDNISPKISKRCPVARQMSTSSGVVPYLGTYLTILTMLDTALPDTVEGDLINFEKRRREFEILSQIRQLQASCSQYNLPHHTRITAWLQGQKLLTDQESYELSRNLEPPIDLCSTGAWSHRLLSKKLSSLLKVSEGSSRKNHADQISVSSSGSSGSEMEDLSTPPSTLRLQSMSSSCQNVAEAIPSSPDGSTPSSCSSSSQPDLSAPVAAHPKPLLASHHKRSVSMTSLPLYNRQVADSCIVRVSVEAGNGNMYKSILLTSQDKTAQVIQRALEKHNLEHLTCQDFTLTQLISQERELLIPDKANVFYAMCTSANFDFVLHQCPKGQKKPLCATSSLGRYSK, from the exons AACCCAGTGCAGGAGTGGGGGGAGGAGTTTGAGGAGGGGGCGTTGTATGGGATCACCCTGCGTCGGGAGCCCGTCCAGATACCAGCCAGCCCCACCGATGCCCGGCCATGCATGGCCTTCGTCCAGTACCGGACCTGCAAGGTGCGCAGGCTGAAGGCAGCCACCCTGAACCGGCTGGTGAGCCACCTCCTGGACCCCTGCTGCCAGGAGCCCGACTACAGACGTATCTTTCTGTCCACCTACCAGACCTTCACCACTACCAGTGCACTCATTGAGCTGCTCTTCCAGAG GGACAATGGGGCTTCAGACGTGTACAACAGTGAATGTCACAGGAG GCGTCTGTTGCCCCTGATCCAGACTTGGTTGGAGGAGTACAGTGAGGACTTCCGGGATCCTCCTCAGCACCCATCCCTAAGGCTGCTGATGGACCATCTGCATAGCCTGTCCTCCTTCTGTTCACTGGCCCAGCGCTCTGAAACTCTGCTTAAGAAGTTCCAGAGAGAAG AAATGGATACTGGTGGCCATTCTTCCCAGGCTGAGGTTAATCAGGAAGATGAGGGCTCAGGGGAGGAAGGCCTAGAATGGGACAGCCCACTGGATCAGGGTGACATCATGGACTTCTCAGTCACAGGCATCGCAGAACAGCTCACCCGACTGGATGCT GGGCTGTTTGGGAAGGTGGTTCCCTACCagtgtctgggctgtgtgtggtCCCAGAGAGACAAGAAGGAGAACCTGTCTGCTACCGTCAGCGCCACCATTGCCCAGTTTAATGCAGTCACCAACCGAGTCATCACCTCCCTGCTCTGCCGGCCCACCTCCAGCCCCACTTCCGTCCACAGGGCCTCCAGCCCAGCTCAGAGGGCCTGCGTCATTGAGAAGTGGATCAGAGTAGGACAG GAGTGTCGGCAGCTGAAGAATTTCTCCTCTTTGAGGGCCATCCTGTCTGCCCTTCAGTCCAATGCTGTCTACAGGCTGAGGAAGACGTGGGCTGCTGTGTGTAG GGACAGCGTGGAGATCTTTGATAACCTCTGTGAAACCTTCCCTGATGAGAACTGTGTGTTGAGCAACAGAGAGATCAGTGTGGAG GATGGAAGCCAAACAGCCATGGATAACATTTCTCCCAAGATATCCAAGCGATGTCCTGTTGCCAGACAGATG AGCACCTCCAGTGGGGTGGTTCCTTACCTGGGCACGTACCTGACTATCCTCACAATGCTGGACACTGCTCTACCAGATACTGTGGAG GGGGACCTCATAAACTTTGAAAAGAGGAGGAGG gagtTTGAGATTCTCTCTCAGATCCGGCAGCTCCAAGCCTCCTGCTCTCAGTACAACCTGCCCCATCACACCAGGATCACTGCCTGGTTGCAGGGCCAGAAGCTGCTCACTGACCAGGAGAG CTATGAACTGTCCAGAAACCTGGAGCCTCCAATAGACCTCTGCTCCACAGGCGCCTGGAGCCACCGTTTGCTCAGCAAGAAACTGTCCTC ACTCCTGAAAGTGAGTGAGGGATCCAGCAGGAAAAATCATGCAGACCAGATCAGTGTGTCGTCTTCAGGGTCCAGTGGCTCTGAGATGGAggatctctccacccctccctccacactcaGACTGCAG TCTATGTCCAGCTCCTGTCAAAATGTGGCGGAGGCCATACCCTCCTCCCCGGATGGCTCCACTCCCTCCAGTTGTTCCTCCAGTTCTCAGCCTGACCTCTCTGCTCCAGTGGCTGCCCACCCTAAACCCTTGCTGGCCTCTCATCACAAGCGCTCTGTGTCCAtgacctccctccccctctacaaCAGACAGGTGGCTGACTCCTGTATAGTGAGGGTCAGTGTGGAGGCTGGCAACGGCAACATGTACAAGAGCATCCTG CTGACTAGTCAGGACAAAACTGCCCAGGTGATCCAGAGGGCCCTGGAAAAACACAACCTGGAGCACCTGACCTGTCAAGACTTCACCCTCACACAATTGATCTCCCAGGAAAGAG AGTTACTCATTCCGGACAAAGCTAACGTCTTCTACGCCATGTGCACGTCGGCAAACTTTGACTTTGTTCTTCACCAGTGTCCAAAGGGTCAAAAGAAACCTCTGTGCGCTACTTCCAGCCTTGGACGTTATTCAAAGTAG